CAAAATTATGTTGAAAAATTTGAGGATTAAGCCAAGGCACCGTGACATGGAATATAAAATTATTGGCTTGAGCCAAAAGGTCTGCAAGGAGCAATAGTAAGCGGTTCTTTGCCGTCTGTGCCTTTTCCCTCTTTGAATTGTCCCTCTTCGTTTTGTATCCATTGTGAACCTCTAACTTTGCTCTTATTTCCTAGTTTTTCAATGAAAGTGAGAAGCCATGATTGTGCAAATGTGAAGCCGCAGGTTGTGAAGATAACAGTGTATGAGTATTTTACTAAACACCGCGGCATAGAACTCACCGACTCTGCATGTCTGCCTTGCCTTGATGTTGGCAATACTAAACAACCTATCTATCTGCCAATAGAGGTATGCTGAATTTTCTTACGCAATATTCTTATTTTTAGTTTGTGTTGCTTGAATCTTGTCTTACTTCCTATGCGTTTCCCTGTGTTGCAGCTTTGTTCGCTTGTTCCACTCCAGCGCTGTACAAAAGCTCTATCCCCAACCCTAAGAGCATCTTTGGTTGCAAATTCTAGACAAAACCCTCAAGATAGAAAACGAACTGTGATTGATGTAAGTTTTCTTTTATCTGTATGCCCTTTTTATGTTGCCTTGAATAATATAAAAGCATTTGTATCATTTGGCAGGCTGTGAGAAACTACCGTTGCGATGATGATTCTTTGCTTTCTGCAAGTGGTGTTTCTATAGAAAGACAAATGATGCAAGTTGACGGTCGCGTACTTGGAACTCCAATGGTAaatctttctttttcttgttccgcCCTCCATTTATGATTCTCTCTGTgcatttaaattgataaaatgcTTCTGTATGTAATATGCAGTTGAGGGTAGGAAACAAGGAAGACTTTCTCCCTACGAATGGTCGGTGGAACTTCAATTACAAGGTACTGTGACCCTCTAGTTTGGCTGAACTTTGCTGATTTTATATTTCATTGGTCATCTATTATGTCTAATGTTATTTGAATCTTCTCCTCTTGCAGACTCTTTTCAAAACCACTTGCATTGATCGATGGGTTGTGGTTAACTTTTCTTCTCGCTGTTATAATGATAAAATCTGCCATGATCTCATAAGCTGTGGAAGAAGAATGGGCATAGTATGTTCTTGAATTACATAATTATTTTCAATCTTTGCCTTTGTAAATTCTGTGTCTATATATGCATAACTGTTCTATATATGCATCCCTGAAGCAAATTAAAAGCCCACGTACCCCAATTTGGGAGGACCCACAATCTAGAGGAGACAAACCTCTTGATAGAGTAGAAAATATGTTTGAGATGCTGAACAGAGCTAAGCTTCTGAAAGATACCCAGTTTATTCTGTGCGTCTTGCCAGAGAAGAAATCTgatgtttatggtatattaatcatCTCTCTGTATCACATTTCTTAGGGTAATTCATTGTAATTACTTGATAAATATGTTTCCTTCCAACTGCCAGGACCATGGAAGAAGAAATGTCTTAGTGATTGTGGCATTGTTACACAGTGCATTTACCCATCTACGATTAATGATCAGTATCTTTCCAATGTACTTCTTAAGATCAATTCTAAGGTATTTCTTGAAAATAAAACCATGAAGTATCTCTATTTGTTTACCCTTTAGATGAGACATTGAGTTAAAATTGTGTATTTTGTTATAGCTTGGAGGAATTAATTCTCTGTTGGCAATTGAGGATTCCATACAAATACCCCTCATAAAAGATACTCCTACAATGATTTTGGGCATGGGCGTATCTCTTGGCTCTCCTGGTCCATCAGACAAACCATCATTAGCCGCGGTAAAATTCGAATTTTAATGAATTTTTCCATGCTCAGTATTGATAATGTTGCTATTTTCAGGTTGTTGGATCCCTATATTGGCCACATATTTCAAGGTATAGAGCTTCTGTAAGAGCTCAGTCTCCTAAGGAGGTGATGATTGATGCTCTATACAACCCTTTAGCTAATGGGAAGGATGATGGCATGATGAGGTAATGTAGTAAATAGATTTTCATCACATTTGTAAGATTATCAACCTTTGAAGTCTTATTTATGTCCTTGGATTCATTAGAATGATGATTTCTGGTAACAGCAAAACTGTTTTTAAATTCATCAGATAGTCCCATATTCAATATTGTACATAAACATTGCAAAGAATTGTTGTTTTCATGCCTCTATAACTCATCTGAGTTAAGGAATTGTTCGTTGTTGCAGGGAGCTGCTAGAGGACTTCTGTCATACAAGCAATGGAATCAAACCAAAGCACATTATTGTTTTCAGGTATCACTGCATTATGTTAATTATATTTTGACTTctaatttgtttattttttgGGAAATTTTCCAAATGTCTGGGTTTTAGAAAATTTGAGTGACACATGGATTGCTGccaatttatttattttccatCATAGGGCGATGCTTCGGTGGGATAATGACACTTGGTAGTAGCCCTGAGAGTATACCTCACCTATCAATATTCAATCGGTGCTTTTCTTTGTTTTAATCCATGAGAACGCTACTGATATGCTTTATAATGTTGCACCTTTAAGCACAATTAATGGGTGCGAACAAGATTATTTTACTTGTTAaaattatctttttctttctatTTCAACTGTTTAATTATGCttaattatttgcattattaacaGCCAATTAGAACTTAATTATGGTAGGTAAGATATGTTTgggatttatttaaatataaatgttTTGTACTGCTGGATTCCTTTGGTTGATGAACTGTGGTTTTATGGTTTCAGGAATGGAGTGGCTGAGTCACAGTTCAGTAAGGTTTTGAACGTTGAAGTGGAGCAGATCCTAAAGGTTCTGCTACAGATTGATGCTTACTGTAATACTATATTTGTTCTTTTTGCTCCATTGTAAAGTTTGAGGGTTGCTGTAGGACCTGCTGATAAAGGGAGATATAAAATGAATTTTCCAATTGTTGTTTTTCAAGTTGATGATCTTTCTTGTTGTCCAGGCCTATCAGGATCTTTTTAAAAGTGAGGTAGTCGTTCCCAAGTTTATAGTAATTGTTGCTCAGAAGGGTCACTACACTAAGCTATTTCAAGACATTAGCCCTGAAAATGTTCCTTCTGGTTAGCTAGTCTGCAGAGctgttttgtttttatgttttttcatttctttgtttTTCACGATGCAATACCCCACAAAATTTCACAGGGACCGTCGTAGATACAGAAATTGTGCATCCTAGAAACTATGATTTTTACTTGTGTGCTCATGCAAGCATGATTGTAAGTATTCTACCTCCTCTCTCTATCACACACATTGTGATGCTTGATAAACATTGGGTGATCTGATGCATCTGTGAGCATAACCTCTGTTTTCTTAACAATGAATCAAACTTGTaagcattatttttattttcctccaTTACGATAGGGAACTTCAAGGCCTGCACATTATCATGTCTTGCTTGATGAGATTGGATTCTCTCCTGATGAGTtgcaaaatcttatccatgctcttTCTTATGTGTAAGCTTTTAAGCTCGAATTCCTTCTTATCCATCAGTTGAATGCAAAAACTTTTCAACCACATAATCATTTGATTGGATTTACTTATTTTTTAGGAGCCAAAGGAGTACTACCACAATCAGAATAGGTAATTTTACTGCACTTTTCAGTACACAACTAGAGAATTCGTAGTACCTTAACAATGTTGTTATTGTATTTCCTGCAGTGGCTCCTTTGCGTTATGCTAACCTTGCTGCACGACAGATGGGGCAGTTTATGAAGTTTGAGGATAATTTGTCTGAAATCTCTTCAGGACAGGGTCCAGTTCCAAAGCTGCCTAGGTTGCACAAGAATGTTGCTAGTTCAATGTTTTTCTGCTGAGGTGCTGCTGAGTGTTCTTCATAATATAgtcatttttcttattttggcTATAGCTGGCGTGTGCTAAGGCTTACTGCTACTGTTTCCTATGGAGCTCAATACTTGATAGTATTATAATAAAGTTTCCTTAAAGCTTATTCTGTTTTTTTAGTAATTAAAATATCACacatggcactgcacataagcttgtcaaatgtcttttaatcatgtaagatgatcaaagtcaagattaaatataggtttgacacttggcacaatgtgattgggtcaattaaacctaaaatcAATaagagggtgacatgtagcaaggattttaagtggtgacctagctatataggtgttgttatgaaaagaaaaacataacaagctgccattcatctctttgtgccaccacccttggctgctctcccttctcttcttcttcttcatctctcatcaattcaaagagattagcaaacaatctcttgaattaaaaacactagaaattgtttttagtgtcctgtttacatctgtaatctctcaaaaggcaaaaattgattttctaattcatagaaaaagttttagaagctgttcaagggctgtcataggtgatattggtgtggacaagctagagggacaacatctagtgtcctaaggcacatcccaaaggtgtcaaatacactgcagtgcatcaaaaggttagtgcacttgttcttgatctaatctagggttatagtgaattaatctgattaattttaaaattttaaatggcaaatctagattcaaaacatattaaaagagttttaatatgctgtttatcattgaaatcaaatagataaaaataaatcttgcatgatgcatatgactctaggtaaaaaatttttgtattcaatgatataaatttatgtttttcatgctttcactcCTTCAATTCGTTGGTGCCAATGAAATTTCTCTAAAATGAAGATATCTACATGAAGACCATGATAAATAGTGATCTTGCATTTCCCATATGAAAGTTGGTTTGCCCAAAATTTTTCCACAAAGGtctatagatctaaaacttcatTAATTTGATTCATGTTAATCAGAAAGCTTTGGGGTGCGATATTAGGGATGGCAATGGTCAGGTTTTTGCAAACATTTAATCCGATCGAACATGAGTTGGTTTAGGTAATATATAAATGGGTTGTGGATTAGATTTGAAATTTAATACTCGTAACATGTTCGAATTTTACAAGTTCGTTAtccaaatttatttatataagtatttaattaaaaataaaaaatatatttttttataataatatttataaatatttaatttttttattttatataaaataaaattaacatattttatagaatttttaaatttttaaaatataaattattaataaaaataatttgtatgtagatttttaattaaaatacataaaattaaatgagtttggtattttttagataataatgatTGAGTTTGAAtagtttgaaaataaattttaatcaagtaTGAAGATAAATTTAGGTGTCAATCATATTTGGGTTTAGATAATTATAATTTTTGTGAGTACATCTATCTCTATGTAAAATTATAAAGAACCCACAAACACTAAAATAtattagaataaaaaaaaaaattataaaactcaaaaattaaatttaaaaaaaaattaaataaattttctaaaatttttatgtattgaaatacatcataaaacaCAAAATTTGAGAAGTTACACTCTTTTTTCTCTTTATCCTATTTCTGTTAATTTTATGTTGTGTTGCTTAAAGGAATGCTACTGTTTTAATgattattttcatttattatattatgaattcttaatattaaaatttgtatttctttatttaaatgattcgCGATGATGAGGTCATATTTGTCATAAGTGGCCACATCAATAACACATGTTAaccaaattaaaatcatttaccagtttatattatatttaatgataaaagaaaatataaaatattaatttgataatttgttagcgataatattttttttctgtGTAGCAACAATCCATTTAATATTTGATTATGAATGCAGTGGGGGCAAAGAATATATAACGTTGGAAACTTAGAGTGAAGGTAAAGGCAAAGAAAAGAAAGCAGAAGAAGGGAAATCTATGTATCAAGTAAGTAGGTTTTCACACAAAATATTAAAGAGGTTATATTTATGTGAAGTGataattttaaattgtatttattaATGATAATTTTACCTATCACAtaagattttaattttattacatttatgtgaaacattaatttttaattaaatttattaatgataatttttttctctatttcctaaatagttgtaatatataattattatataatttaattttttaaatataattcttaattaattttattttttaaatttaaatattagaaaaatattaattactaaatataattatcatctATTATCATGTTCCCTAATTTTTATTTTGAGAATGTCAATGACAGTAAAATTAAGATTCACgtttattttaaagaaaaactaAAGCTGTTTACTACaatatttttaaacacatttactaTAATTAAATTTAGTGTTTGATTACTGATAATTTGTCAACAAAAAAcgtttaatttcaaaaaaaaatcaaCGAATATTATATTACTTTATAGTTATTGCCACGACTAAaggtttaattttttaaaaaatttttgtctAAATTAGAATCAAGTATCATGGGATACtaaatttttatgagaaattaatggttaaattttttttaaacatatCTAATTGTTAAAGATAATGTCtatcaattaatttttaaattattttaaaaaaagtcaacattaaattttttttttctgtatttcctaaacaattataatatttaatcagTATATAGAGTTATCATCCATTatcatttttgtaacaccccctaCTCGATTTACAGTGAAATTGAGAAGAAGATGTTACATTCGGTGCATGGAATACCTATCTCTGTATCTTTATTTATTATCCTTTAATTCTGTTCAATTTATTTACAGCGAGAAGAAGATGTTACATTCAGTGCACGGAGCACCTATCTCTATATCATTATTTATTATCCTTCAATTCTGttcaatttatttataataatttacctgTTTTTGTTAAATggaaaaactgcaagagtttcccctaaattttaacaattcacctgttaaatattattcataacctgTTAAATCATCAATTTCCATATCATTTTCATCAATGaaataatcatcaatttcatcaacGTCAATTCTTCACTCAAGTTGCATATATATAAGAAATATTTTCAATTTATGATTTTAGTAACCaactcatgtggttaaattaaacTTACATTACAATCTCCAAAATAAAGTTTACATAATATTTATTACAACATAATGTACACACACAACACATATGAGTAAAGATATATATTAAGGATGATGATGATGCATTTACCCAAAAGTCTGAGCTATGGTGACTCTAAACTTTTCTGCAGATTCAATCTATCTCTTATTAGCCATAATCTACTTTTTATCTACTCTACTTGAGTGAGGAAACAAATCTTCGCGCTAAACTAAATATCTTAGTGGTGCACttttaatttaaaacaaaataattttgtTTATGCACATTAACACATAATATACTCATAATATCCATACAAGAGTATTTAAAAATTTGTAAGCAATCATGTAACATCGTGTCATAAATATAGACCAATAAATCCATACTTGTTAATCATaccatttaatgaagttaaatgcACTTTATTAACTCAACAGTCCTTTATGTTCACCAATCAGCCGTTAtcatattttatttgaaatttttgtcGTTATGATTACAATTGGTAGCTTTACTTCAGTGCCcatagtaacctatgacagacgatATATAGACTAGATAATGGAACTCACGATGTTGACCACTCGGTGGTTCAGGTCAGTATAACATCGGCTTACATTCTAGGTACTGACCACTCAGTGGCTCTGACCGGTATATCACTGGCTTTCATTCTCAGTACTTGCCACTCGTGGCTCTGACCGGTATAACACTGGCTTTTATTCTCGGTACTGACCACTCGGTGGTTCTGATTGGTAGTATGCCCACCTATCCAATTCTATACTCACTGTCTAGGCTTACTTAAGCTCAACTTTCTCAATTAACATTAATTCAATATTCCTTATTCCCATAATTGTCATGTACCAACATCCTCATGTCATTTCTATATATGCATAGCCTTTGCATTCAAGCATACTAAATATATGTGTAACTTGCATTAATGAAGAACATGGTAAATATCTTGTAAATTCCtgaatgtatatattgtttttcatCATAAATCAGATCAAGTAAATGCaagaattagcttatactttcttCATAAGATTTTTAGATTTATCTCTTAACTTTCAGTTGGTTTTTGAATCACTTGATTCTTATAGAtcacaagttatgaccaaataagcaaGATCTGGTCATATTTGCCTTTTTCTTTCAGAATATAGGGTAGATTCTGGacaagttttagaactcaatttcAGTCATAATTTGCCAAATTGGTCCTCATGAAAGtgattcctctatgtcttagcttcCAATAAGGTAAGATTCACCCCATTTTAAGGTCTAGGTCTCAAGTTATGCTCATTTTTCTACATATTGTTCAGTATCTACCTAACCGGGTCTGGATACAATCAGAATTCATGGTTCCTATTCATAAACCAATTTGACCATATTAAAGATAGATTCAATCAAAGTAGTCCTTATAAGATATGTTCCTGCATGTTTTAAGATTCCAATGATTcatgaatcacctaatttggaggccTAAATCATGAGTTATAGCTAAATTACCACCTACTGTTTATAGATACAGAGTCTTGAGAATTCTAGGGTTTTAGATTTCCAGCTTAGATTTGCACTCAacatttaaataatttacatCCAAAATTTGTATAGGGTCTCTAAagcaaagttttaggcctatgttttaggtttccaaatcatctTATATCACGTCAATTGGAGTTGTACAGTTTTAGGAAAATATGCCCATTTACTAccactacaagaaattaaaaaaatagctacAAAAATTACCGACCAAATATACTGAAATTTCGTAGGTAATCAgtgattcaaattaatttttcgtcACAAATACTAGCGTAGGTAATTTTTACCGAAAAAATGTTGTCGCTAAATTTAACAAATTATTTAGtaggtaaatttaaatttttgtgtAGGTAAATTCGAAGAAGATATTTCTCTTATAAATTaccacaatttaaaatttttcattggtAATTCTAAAACAAATTTTcgtagctaatttttatttaatattttttaatttaatcattaatttttaatttaatttaatttttattttttttaatttaaattaacttttaaatttaatttaatttaaaatgtaatttaaattttaatttaatttaatttaatttaatttaaaattttcaacttaattttttaattttttaatttttaaattaaatattaaatattaattattttaatttataattttttaagatttaattgacTTGAAAAAAATTACTAGTGGAGCCCAACATAGACCCCATATATGTGACTATGCCACAATTACTCTATGTTGGAGGGTAGTTCTCCTTTTATAGACAAACTCACTACCCTCAAATCTATTCTCAAACGATGTGGGAATTTCACAATTTTTGTGATTTCTAAATATATTTCGTaggtattttttaaaattttattttcaatttctccttaatattacctaaatCGTTTAAACAATTCGTagctaaaatttttaagtttttagaatttttccctattttctccttaatattacctaaagtatttcgttggtaattaccgactaaatacttttgtaaatttttttgtttttgaatttttttctctattttctctaaaTATTACCTAAAGCTTTTAAaatttttcgtaggtaaaatttttttagttttttagaattttttttccctattttctccttaatattacctacgaaaagtatttcgttggtaattaccaaataccttcgtaggtaaaatttttagtttttagaatttttttctctattttctcctaaatattacctacgaaaatttttcagaggtaaatttttttagtttttagatTTTTTCCTATTTTCTCTTTAATATTACCTaaaatttttcgtaggtatttttttagtttttaagaaattttcttcTATTTTGTCTTAATATTACCTCaaatttttcgtaggtattttttaaaaatttattttctattttctccttaatattacctaaaaTTGTAGCTaaaatttttcaagcttttttgattttctcttctctattttctccttaatattacctacgaaaaatatttcgttggtaattacagacaaaaaaaattcgtaggtaaaattttttagctttttaaaaattttcttctctattttgttcttaatattacctacgaaaaacttttaatttttcagaggtatttttttaaattttattttctattttttcttaCTATTACCTCGAAAagcatttcgttggtaattaacATTTGgtcgttatttttattatttggtcGCTACTTTTGCCGCTAATGTTAGGCACCACTTTTACCTACGAAATTACATCAACTTTTAGAATTAGTcggtaaaaattaatttaaattttatttctcttttcatCAATTACCCACGAAATTTTGTAGTCGGTAATTTTCGTAgttatttttaacttttcttgTAGTGTACATGGAGGTCACCGGACTGATTGCTGGAATTTCAGGAATTCCAGTTTTACAACACCAAATtactctaaaattttaattactttaCCCTAAGAATTAGGTCCGGGTCAAAACATAGAATTTGTATGTCTATATCTTAAGAAAATTTTGGTATAAATTACATATCAATTGGAGCTTTATAACTCAACTTATAACCAAATTAACACAGACTGCCCACTGGATATACCAATCCTAGCAGCCTAGGACTTATGATTCAAAAGTAACAATTTTGACTACAAGTTTAGACAAGCACATACATCAACTTAATTCCAGAAATTTGCTCCCAATTGCAAGTACTTTTCACTAAAAATCCTCAAGCCATATTAGTATATGGATCTTGATCAACCACACCAAAATTCTGCCTCACTAATCTTGCATTCTTTCTTAACTTTCACTTTGCTTTCATGCTTTgatcatcaaatccttcaatttcCACACAAAACCTCATCTTAaatggttgagttagggtttgtatTGGAGTTTAGTTGAAAGAAAATGGAGGAAGGGAGAGAAGTATGGCCGGCTGGATaaggaggagaagaagaagaccattTTGTTTTATATGActagattttttttctttctcctttaCATGTGTTGGCTTGCCATTGGTTCCCTCTTTGGTTAATTTAATTAGTCATTAATTAACTTAATAAATCATACTTAATGAttctaattaaactcaattatgtgccaattttgaaaattataatttcccCCACCAAACTTCATTAATGTTTACAACAAAGTCCATAGGTGCTTTTACAAGCTTTTTAATTTAACCCTGCATTTAATCAAATTTACATACCATATTCAATAGTTGATGTGCTTGCTAAAATATAATGAATATGGTCTGAAAATTTGGGGCATTACAATAttccttaatttttaatttcaaaacattaactataattatatttagtatttAATTACTGATGATTTGCTTCAATATTTcattaaatcataaaaaattattattattattattattaaagaatAACTTAtggccattaaaaaaaaaaaaaaagcttatggCCGTTAAGGCCACTAATTTGAGAGTAACTGTCAACTTATTTGATAAAAGTTTATGACTAATGttttagagttttaatattttaaataacaatGTTAAAAttctttcaattaaaaaataactttttttttagttaataatGATTTCATACCCTAATTAAATTTGATAtgcattttctttatttctttgatTATAAATAGTTAATACCTTTTAGTTTTTGTCATTTGACACACACCAAATCTTTTTCTTCTCACCAACCATTATCTCTTTATCAATATCTTCTTTTAATTTGctctattatttttattgtttcttTCAACAATTATTAGTTTCAATTCACAAATCTTATTATTTCTAATTCTCATTTTACTTTTCTCATTCCATTAAGTGCAacgaaattaaaataaattaatttttttttataaaaaaagagtTGAACTaacataaattataaattaaatcaaaataatcaaataaaaattaatattatataaagtCAATTAATATAAAGAGTATTAAATAATAGAAGGTGGCACTTTCCTTGAAAAGTTTGTCACATGTCACATTTCATTAATAATTCTCTTTTAtactattttataataataataatttagttcttttttatttcttttttaattaaaatattttttacaattctaccttaacatttattatttaaattattattttctttaaaatttaatttttaaaaaattaaacctttatgattaaatataatatttaaaaattatttatattattttttttataaatttatttatgcaaaaatattatttaccataTGTAAccctccataataataataataataataataataataataataataataataataataataatttaacaacaacaacaacaacaatattattattattattattattattattattattattattattatggagggTTACAtatggtaaataatattttttcataaataaatttataaaaaaaaataatataaataatttttaaatattatatttaatcataaaggtttaattttttaaaaattaaattttaaaaatatttttttaataaaaatattaataaaaatatttattaaggaTATGAAATAattcaacaacaacaacaacaataataataataaaaatatttattaaggaTATGAAATAATTCAATCATCATAAGTTAgtcataatgataataataataaaaggctaGTGATTGCTATTAATTTGTGATCTTATAatcaaatattatataatttaatcaaccttaaattatttcatatccttaataaatatttttattatattactatattttttattatttttattatgaaatctttgttaaaaattttaagagAAAAAAAGTGTAACATATATaagaagttataaaaataaaatatagagatttgacttatttataattattatatattaatttttatgttaataatttaatattctttttattttacttttcta
This sequence is a window from Hevea brasiliensis isolate MT/VB/25A 57/8 chromosome 10, ASM3005281v1, whole genome shotgun sequence. Protein-coding genes within it:
- the LOC110656884 gene encoding protein argonaute 16, producing MEEAGGSSPKPTKRSIIGRPGFGSSGHPMQLLSNHFKVSVNVTDVVFYQYSVSITAEDNRVVDEKRKIIDRLCQTYLYELSGKSFAYDGEKILYSLVRLPQSWMEFTVVLEESIAKRCNADGGGSFAATCKRSKRGLRSETFKVEIVYAAKIPLNSIALSLQRNETNNNTQDALRVLDTILKNRQRGCLLSEEAKSFTDGGGGITVVRGYHSSFRTTQGGLSLYMDVSTTIFLTPGPVIDFLKANQNVQDPCYIDWVKAKIMLKNLRIKPRHRDMEYKIIGLSQKVCKEQYFSMKVRSHDCANVKPQVVKITVYEYFTKHRGIELTDSACLPCLDVGNTKQPIYLPIELCSLVPLQRCTKALSPTLRASLVANSRQNPQDRKRTVIDAVRNYRCDDDSLLSASGVSIERQMMQVDGRVLGTPMLRVGNKEDFLPTNGRWNFNYKTLFKTTCIDRWVVVNFSSRCYNDKICHDLISCGRRMGIQIKSPRTPIWEDPQSRGDKPLDRVENMFEMLNRAKLLKDTQFILCVLPEKKSDVYGPWKKKCLSDCGIVTQCIYPSTINDQYLSNVLLKINSKLGGINSLLAIEDSIQIPLIKDTPTMILGMGVSLGSPGPSDKPSLAAVVGSLYWPHISRYRASVRAQSPKEVMIDALYNPLANGKDDGMMRELLEDFCHTSNGIKPKHIIVFRNGVAESQFSKVLNVEVEQILKAYQDLFKSEVVVPKFIVIVAQKGHYTKLFQDISPENVPSGTVVDTEIVHPRNYDFYLCAHASMIGTSRPAHYHVLLDEIGFSPDELQNLIHALSYVSQRSTTTIRIVAPLRYANLAARQMGQFMKFEDNLSEISSGQGPVPKLPRLHKNVASSMFFC